A genomic region of Eucalyptus grandis isolate ANBG69807.140 chromosome 5, ASM1654582v1, whole genome shotgun sequence contains the following coding sequences:
- the LOC104445475 gene encoding kinesin-like protein KIN-14C encodes MSSRNQNRQPRSPNAKKGALVEIPLDKRRRIGAARATGPTSSSRARQAFSEVSNRQDVTSTGETASAEGSENIPVEFTKEEVETLLNEKPKTKKFDLKGKLEYLTDHNKRLRLCVKWFQRVDEGHLLEQERLRNSLESAEKKCTDTEFEMEKKLGELNEVLAQLRNDNSSLQEKLAKESAEKMDAINCHMKEKEARIASEKVQGLLSEDLKKAEQEKLAADHQIASQKDMYKRLQEYNTSLQQYNSKLQTELSTANESLKKVEKEKLAIVENLSTLRGHYNTLQEQLTSSRASVDEAVRLKESLVNEVKCLREELHRVREDRDRQVSEVQALTADLLKFREKTGKSFMELDNLTIKSNALQETCSSQLEQIRILQHQLAAANEKLKMADLSSIETKVQFDEQKRTIVELQERLENAELQLSEGEQLRKKLHNTILELKGNIRVFCRVRPMFSDDGSGTETVISYPTSTETLGRGIELLQSGGQKYPFTFDKVFSHEASQQDVFVEISQLVQSALDGYKVCIFAYGQTGSGKTYTMLGKPDAPKQKGLIPRSLEQIFQTSQVLSAQGWKYKLQASMLEIYNETIRDLLLPNRSNPSDMTRGESGVSGKQYTIKHDANGNAYVPDLTIVDVCSIQEITLLLEQAAQSRSVGKTLMNEQSSRSHSVFTLRISGVNENTEQQVQGVLNLIDLAGSERLSRSGATGDRLKETQAINKSLSCLSDVIFALAKREDHVPFRNSKLTTLLQPCLGGDSKTLMFVNISPESSSVGESLCSLRFAARVNACEIGVPRRHTAIRSADSRLSYG; translated from the exons ATGTCGTCGCGCAACCAGAACAGGCAGCCTCGCAGCCCCAACGCC AAGAAGGGTGCTTTGGTAGAAATCCCTTTGGACAAACGCAGGCGAATAGGTGCGGCGAGAGCAACTGGTCCGACAAGCTCTAGCCGTGCACGGCAGGCTTTCTCTGAGGTGAGCAACAGGCAAGATGTAACCTCCACTGGAGAAACGGCGAGTGCAGAGGGTTCAGAGAATATCCCTGTGGAGTTCACGAAAGAAGAAGTAGAGACATTGTTGAACGAGAAGCCGAAGACCAAGAAGTTTGACCTCAAG GGTAAATTGGAATATCTGACTGATCATAATAAGAGACTAAGGCTTTGTGTTAAGTGGTTCCAACGAGTTGATGAAGGCCACCTCCTCGAGCAGGAGAGATTGCGAAATTCATTGGAATCTGCAGAGAAGAAATGCACGGATACCG AGTTTGAGATGGAAAAGAAGCTGGGTGAGCTTAATGAAGTTCTTGCTCAATTAAGAAATGATAACTCTTCTTTACAAGAGAAACTCGCAAAAGAATCAGCAGAGAAAATG GATGCAATTAATTGCcatatgaaagaaaaggaagcaagGATTGCTTCTGAAAAGGTACAGGGCTTGCTGTCAGAAGATCTTAAGAAAGCTGAACAAGAGAAATTGGCTGCTGATCACCAG ATTGCTTCTCAGAAAGATATGTACAAGAGATTGCAAGAGTACAACACAAGTTTACAGCAGTACAACAGTAAACTTCAAACAGAATTGTCAACAGCCAATGAGTCActaaaaaaagtggaaaaggaGAAATTGGCAATTGTAGAAAACCTTAGTACGTTAAGGGGTCATTACAATACACTCCAAGAGCAACTCACTTCATCCAGA GCTTCAGTGGATGAGGCTGTTAGGCTAAAGGAATCACTTGTCAATGAAGTCAAATGCCTTCGAGAAGAATTGCATAGGGTGAGAGAAGATCGTGATCGCCAGGTTTCAGAAGTTCAGGCCTTAACAGCTGACTTATtgaaatttagagaaaaaacgGGCAAATCTTTCATGGAGCTGGATAACTTGACGATAAAGTCCAATGCGTTGCAG GAAACATGTTCCTCTCAGCTGGAGCAAATACGAATTTTGCAGCACCAGCTTGCTGCtgcaaatgaaaaattgaag ATGGCTGATTTATCCAGTATAGAAACAAAGGTGCAGTTTGATGAGCAGAAGAGGACTATAGTTGAATTGCAAGAACGCTTAGAAAATGCAGAGCTTCAACTTAGTGAAGGAGAACagctaagaaaaaaattacataacaCCATTTTG GAACTAAAAGGGAATATTAGGGTGTTTTGCCGAGTCCGTCCAATGTTCTCGGATGATGGTTCTGGAACAGAAACAGTCATTTCATATCCAACATCGACGGAAACTCTTGGTCGAGGGATTGAATTACTTCAAAGTG GTGGACAAAAGTATCCATTTACATTTGACAAAGTCTTCTCTCATGAGGCTTCTCAGCAAGATGTTTTTGTTGAGATATCACAATTGGTCCAGAGCGCCCTCGATGGTTATAAG GTTTGTATATTTGCATATGGTCAAACAGGCTCAGGTAAAACCTATACCATGTTGGGTAAACCTGATGCTCCAAAACAGAAAGGGTTGATCCCGCGTTCTTTGGAGCAAATATTTCAGACTAGCCAAGTTCTTTCAGCCCAAGGATGGAAGTATAAATTACAA GCTTCGATGTTGGAGATATACAATGAAACCATTCGTGATTTGCTGTTGCCAAATCGAAGTAATCCCTCGGATATGACGCGTGGTGAAAGCGGTGTTAGTGGAAAACAGTACACAATCAAACATGACGCAAATGGAAATGCCTATGTACCTGATCTCACCATTGTTGATGTATGCAGTATCCAAGAAATTACCTTGCTTTTGGAGCAGGCTGCACAAAGCAG GTCTGTGGGAAAGACACTAATGAATGAACAGTCATCAAGAAGTCACTCAGTTTTTACATTGCGGATATCTGGAGTGAATGAG AACACTGAACAACAAGTGCAAGGTGTGCTGAACCTTATTGATCTTGCTGGAAGTGAGCGGCTCTCAAGAAGTGGGGCAACGGGAGACAGGTTGAAAGAAACTCAG GCAATCAATAAAAGTTTATCATGCCTGAGCGATGTTATATTCGCCCTAGCAAAGAGAGAGGACCATGTTCCCTTTAGAAACTCAAAGCTGACAACTCTTCTTcag CCATGTTTGGGTGGAGACTCCAAAACGTTGATGTTTGTTAACATCTCTCCTGAGTCTTCTTCCGTTGGTGAGTCACTTTGTTCTCTTCGGTTCGCGGCCAGAGTAAATGCATGTGAAATTGGTGTTCCTCGCCGCCATACAGCCATACGTTCTGCAGATTCTCGATTGAGTTATGGCTGA
- the LOC104445474 gene encoding probable E3 ubiquitin-protein ligase RNF217 codes for MGYGAAFDLLSQDDLLLSSLFDESEDHRHQKTVTPQVSDPEYAQELQFQEVLELSCVMSMNPAKRDTGSSSSSVVVTEANLNPGQVKIIDPVEMGVREDGGESSESFCEICAERKEADEMFRIRTACSHAFCSLCISRHVETKVLDNVTTIKCPGLECEGVLEIDSCRQILPENVLSVWEKSLCEAMFHELEKFYCPFKNCSALLIKDCDDGKVIRECECPYCHRLFCAECSVPWHAGVSCEEFQSLNEDERGREDLIVRELAKEKKWGRCPKCKFYVERTQGCPHITCRCQFQFCYGCGSEWTQSHGGCARN; via the exons ATGGGATATGGAGCAGCGTTTGATCTTCTCTCGCAAGACGATCTCTTATTGTCATCGCTGTTCGACGAAAGCGAAGACCATCGGCATCAGAAGACGGTGACTCCTCAAGTATCGGACCCTGAGTATGCCCAGGAGCTGCAGTTTCAGGAGGTTTTAGAACTCTCCTGTGTGATGAGCATGAATCCTGCAAAAAGAGATACTGGGTCTTCTAGTTCTTCAGTGGTCGTGACTGAGGCGAACCTTAACCCAGGTCAAGTGAAAATCATAGACCCGGTTGAGATGGGTGTTCGAGAAGATGGTGGTGAGTCGTCAGAGAGCTTCTGTGAGATTTGTGCAGAGAGAAAAGAGGCCGATGAGATGTTCAGGATCAGGACCGCGTGTTCTCACGCCTTTTGCTCTCTCTGCATAAGCAGGCATGTGGAGACCAAAGTCCTGGACAACGTGACCACCATCAAATGCCCAGGATTGGAGTGTGAGGGTGTCCTAGAAATTGATTCCTGCAGGCAAATCCTCCCTGAGAATGTTCTCTCCGTGTGGGAGAAATCGCTGTGCGAGGCGATGTTTCACGAGTTGGAGAAGTTCTATTGCCCTTTCAAGAACTGCTCGGCCCTTCTGATCAAGGACTGTGATGATGGGAAGGTGATTAGGGAGTGCGAGTGCCCATATTGCCATAGGCTGTTCTGTGCCGAGTGTTCCGTGCCGTGGCACGCCGGCGTGTCGTGTGAGGAGTTTCAGTCGCTGAATGAGgatgagagagggagggaggatcTCATTGTGAGGGAGCTTGCGAAGGAGAAGAAATGGGGGAGATGCcccaaatgcaaattttacgtGGAGAGGACTCAGGGTTGTCCTCACATCACTTGCAG GTGCCAGTTTCAGTTTTGCTATGGATGTGGATCAGAATGGACTCAATCTCATGGTGGTTGCGCAAGAAACTAA